In Pseudomonas sp. MM213, a genomic segment contains:
- a CDS encoding Hsp70 family protein translates to MIIGIDLGTTNSLVAAWDGEHARILPNALGNLLTPSVVGLDDHGQLVVGDIARERLHTHPYLTASLFKRYMGSARETLLGARAYRAEELSAMLLRSLKTDAERALGEPVHEAVISVPAYFSDAQRKATRIAGELAGLKIEKLVNEPTAAALAYGLQQRNEATFLVFDLGGGTFDVSILELFEGVMEVRASAGDNFLGGEDFDDLLVEHFIAKIGAADLPDTSLPAIAQRLRREAQRVRHALGQVQTARFTLREQTREWSIELTQGELADIVRPLLDRLRAPIERAMRDARIKVADLNEILLVGGTTRMPLVRKLVASLFGRIPAMQLNPDEVVAQGAAIQAALQARHASLEEVVLTDVCPYTLGIETSVQQGGGFQSGHYLPIIERNTVVPVSRSRTVSTLSDNQKVVNLGIYQGESRLVSNNIFLGELEIPVPPRKAGEVTLDVRFTYDNNGLLEAQVHLPINGDTRRLVIENNPGVLPPEEIARRLAALESLKVHPRDQQINTLLLARLDRLYQESLGDGREHIAGLANYFQQMLDTQDEHQIRAARSEITQRLAHFEREG, encoded by the coding sequence GTGATCATTGGTATCGACCTGGGCACCACCAACAGCCTCGTGGCTGCCTGGGACGGCGAACATGCCCGGATACTCCCCAATGCCCTGGGTAACCTTCTCACGCCTAGCGTCGTTGGCCTCGACGACCATGGCCAACTGGTCGTCGGGGATATCGCCCGCGAGCGGTTGCACACCCACCCGTACCTCACCGCGTCTCTGTTCAAGCGCTACATGGGCAGCGCCCGGGAAACGCTACTTGGCGCACGCGCCTACCGCGCGGAAGAACTTTCGGCGATGCTGCTGCGCAGTCTCAAGACCGACGCCGAGCGCGCGTTGGGCGAGCCTGTTCACGAAGCGGTGATCAGCGTACCCGCGTACTTCAGCGATGCTCAACGCAAGGCGACGCGCATTGCTGGCGAACTGGCGGGGCTGAAAATTGAAAAACTGGTCAACGAACCCACCGCCGCCGCCTTGGCCTACGGCCTTCAACAGCGAAACGAAGCGACCTTTCTGGTGTTCGACCTCGGCGGTGGGACCTTTGACGTATCCATTCTGGAGCTGTTCGAAGGCGTCATGGAAGTCCGCGCCAGTGCGGGAGACAACTTCCTCGGCGGTGAAGACTTCGATGACCTGCTGGTGGAGCATTTCATCGCTAAAATCGGCGCCGCTGACCTGCCAGACACCAGCCTTCCTGCCATTGCACAGCGGTTACGGCGTGAAGCGCAACGGGTTCGCCATGCCTTGGGCCAGGTGCAGACCGCACGCTTTACCCTTCGCGAGCAAACGCGTGAGTGGAGTATTGAACTGACCCAGGGCGAGCTTGCTGACATCGTTCGCCCATTGCTGGACCGCTTGCGTGCTCCGATCGAACGTGCAATGCGTGATGCCCGGATCAAGGTCGCGGACCTGAACGAAATATTGCTGGTGGGCGGCACGACACGCATGCCGCTGGTGCGCAAGCTGGTGGCGTCCCTGTTCGGGCGAATCCCGGCGATGCAGCTCAACCCGGACGAAGTGGTCGCGCAGGGTGCGGCCATTCAGGCGGCACTTCAGGCTCGCCATGCCTCCCTTGAAGAAGTGGTGCTTACCGATGTCTGTCCCTACACGTTGGGCATCGAGACGTCGGTACAGCAAGGTGGAGGTTTCCAAAGCGGTCATTACTTGCCGATCATCGAGCGCAACACTGTGGTGCCGGTCAGTCGGTCCCGTACCGTGTCCACCCTCAGTGACAACCAGAAAGTGGTCAATCTGGGTATCTATCAGGGCGAAAGCCGGCTGGTGAGCAACAATATTTTCCTGGGTGAGCTGGAAATCCCGGTTCCGCCGCGCAAGGCCGGTGAAGTCACCCTGGATGTGCGCTTCACCTACGACAACAACGGCTTGCTCGAAGCTCAAGTGCATTTGCCGATCAACGGCGACACCCGCCGGCTAGTGATCGAGAACAACCCAGGTGTACTGCCTCCCGAGGAAATTGCCCGGCGACTGGCCGCCCTCGAATCGTTGAAGGTGCACCCCCGGGATCAGCAGATCAATACCCTGCTGTTGGCCCGGCTGGACCGTTTGTACCAGGAAAGCCTCGGTGATGGCCGGGAGCATATTGCCGGGCTGGCGAACTATTTCCAGCAGATGCTCGATACCCAGGACGAACACCAGATACGTGCAGCCCGCAGTGAAATCACTCAGCGTCTTGCTCATTTCGAACGGGAGGGTTAA
- the dapF gene encoding diaminopimelate epimerase, whose product MPLSFHKMHANGDDFVVVDARNSANPVTSALARRMGDRHRGVGFNQLAVVLDCEDADARLMFWNADGSTLDVCGSATRGAADRLMRESNSTSITLRTNRGLLTCQRTSNGNISVSMGPPLFGWSDVPLAHEMDTLVLPLDGGPAACSMGNPHCTYFVDDLTAIDIAAIGPTLETHPLFPLRTNVHFVQVIDRKHIRLRIWERWGGIPLGSGSCSCGAAVNGIRRGLLDDTVEVECDGGSVTVQWDGVGPVFLIGPVEAVFSGAIADSLLKD is encoded by the coding sequence ATGCCGCTGAGTTTCCATAAGATGCACGCCAATGGCGACGACTTCGTGGTCGTGGACGCGCGAAACTCGGCCAATCCAGTGACAAGCGCCCTGGCTCGGCGAATGGGGGATCGCCACCGCGGCGTCGGTTTCAATCAACTCGCCGTGGTGCTCGATTGCGAGGACGCCGATGCGCGATTGATGTTCTGGAATGCCGATGGCTCCACGCTGGATGTGTGTGGCAGCGCAACGCGGGGGGCTGCGGACAGGCTGATGCGCGAATCGAATTCGACGTCGATAACGCTCCGCACCAACCGGGGGCTGCTCACTTGCCAACGAACCTCTAACGGCAACATTTCCGTCAGCATGGGGCCGCCGCTGTTCGGCTGGTCGGATGTTCCTCTGGCTCATGAAATGGATACGTTGGTTCTGCCCCTTGATGGCGGCCCGGCGGCGTGCAGCATGGGCAATCCACATTGCACCTATTTTGTGGATGACCTGACGGCGATTGATATTGCGGCCATCGGACCGACCCTTGAAACCCACCCGCTGTTTCCGCTCAGGACGAATGTGCACTTCGTTCAGGTCATTGACCGCAAGCATATTCGGTTGCGCATTTGGGAGCGTTGGGGCGGGATTCCGCTGGGTTCAGGTTCGTGCTCTTGTGGCGCTGCGGTTAACGGGATTCGTCGGGGGTTGTTGGACGATACCGTTGAGGTTGAATGTGATGGCGGGAGTGTCACGGTTCAATGGGATGGTGTGGGGCCGGTGTTTCTTATTGGACCGGTGGAGGCTGTTTTTTCGGGGGCAATTGCAGATAGCTTGTTGAAAGATTGA
- the mqo gene encoding malate dehydrogenase (quinone): MFKKMNTALLGLALSMGITSAHAEEAKKVDVLLIGGGIMSATLGVWLNELEPGTSMEMIERLDGVALESSNGWNNAGTGHSALAELNYTPEDDKGNVSIPKAVEINEAFQISRQFWAWQVQQGVLKNPRSFINSTPHMSFVWGDDNIKFLKKRYEALQASPLFAGMQYSEDPAQIAKWVPLMMEGRDPNQKIAATWSPIGTDVNFGEITRQFVAHLQTTPKFDLKLSSEVQDITKNEDGTWRVSYKNLKDGSKSETDAKFVFIGAGGGALHLLQKSGIPEAKEYAGFPVGGSFLVTENPTIAEQHLAKAYGKASVGAPPMSVPHLDTRVLDGKRVILFGPFATFSTKFLKEGSYLDLLTTTTTHNVWPMTKVGIKEYPLVEYLAGQLMLSDEDRLNALKEYFPNAKAEDWRLWQAGQRVQIIKRDEAAGGVLKLGTEIVASADGTIAGLLGASPGASTAAPIMLTVLQKVFKDKVASPAWQEKLHQIVPSYGTQLNGSPEKVAQEWAYTAKVLQLTPPPAIGQVAAPAAAPAEAPKAPKANAATDMAL; the protein is encoded by the coding sequence ATGTTTAAGAAAATGAACACGGCCCTGCTGGGGCTGGCTTTGTCGATGGGGATCACGTCCGCTCACGCGGAAGAGGCAAAGAAAGTCGATGTGCTGCTGATCGGCGGCGGCATCATGAGCGCGACCCTCGGTGTATGGCTCAATGAGCTGGAACCTGGCACCTCGATGGAAATGATCGAGCGCCTCGACGGCGTCGCCCTGGAAAGCTCCAACGGCTGGAACAACGCCGGTACCGGTCACTCCGCCCTGGCCGAGTTGAACTACACCCCGGAAGACGACAAGGGCAATGTCTCGATCCCGAAAGCCGTTGAAATCAACGAAGCGTTCCAGATCTCCCGTCAGTTCTGGGCCTGGCAGGTTCAGCAAGGCGTGCTGAAAAACCCGCGTTCGTTCATCAACTCCACACCGCACATGAGCTTCGTGTGGGGCGATGACAACATCAAGTTCCTGAAAAAGCGCTATGAAGCCCTGCAAGCGAGCCCGCTGTTCGCCGGCATGCAGTACTCGGAAGACCCGGCGCAGATCGCCAAGTGGGTTCCGCTGATGATGGAAGGGCGCGACCCGAACCAGAAAATCGCGGCCACCTGGTCCCCGATCGGCACCGACGTGAACTTCGGCGAGATCACCCGCCAGTTCGTTGCGCACCTGCAAACCACCCCGAAATTCGACTTGAAACTGTCTAGCGAAGTGCAAGACATCACCAAGAACGAAGACGGCACCTGGCGCGTCAGCTACAAAAACCTGAAAGACGGCAGCAAGTCCGAAACCGACGCCAAGTTCGTGTTCATCGGCGCGGGCGGCGGTGCCTTGCACCTGCTGCAGAAGTCCGGCATTCCTGAAGCCAAGGAATACGCAGGCTTCCCGGTCGGCGGCTCGTTCCTCGTCACCGAAAACCCGACTATCGCCGAGCAACACCTGGCCAAGGCCTACGGCAAAGCCTCCGTTGGCGCACCGCCGATGTCGGTTCCGCACCTGGACACCCGTGTCCTGGACGGCAAGCGCGTGATCCTGTTTGGCCCATTCGCGACCTTCAGCACCAAGTTCCTCAAAGAAGGCTCGTACCTGGACCTGCTGACCACCACCACCACGCACAACGTGTGGCCAATGACCAAGGTCGGCATCAAGGAATACCCGCTGGTCGAGTACCTTGCCGGTCAGCTGATGCTGTCTGACGAAGACCGCCTCAACGCCCTGAAAGAATACTTCCCGAACGCCAAGGCTGAAGACTGGCGCCTGTGGCAAGCCGGCCAGCGCGTGCAAATCATCAAGCGTGATGAAGCCGCCGGTGGCGTGCTGAAACTGGGCACCGAAATCGTTGCTTCCGCTGACGGCACCATTGCCGGCCTGCTGGGTGCTTCGCCAGGTGCTTCGACTGCTGCGCCGATCATGCTGACCGTGCTGCAGAAAGTGTTCAAGGACAAGGTCGCTTCGCCGGCCTGGCAGGAAAAACTGCACCAGATCGTGCCGAGCTACGGCACTCAGCTGAATGGCAGTCCTGAGAAGGTTGCACAAGAGTGGGCTTACACCGCCAAGGTCCTGCAACTGACCCCGCCACCGGCGATCGGTCAAGTAGCGGCCCCGGCAGCTGCCCCGGCTGAAGCGCCAAAAGCGCCGAAGGCAAACGCTGCAACTGATATGGCTCTGTAA
- the ilvD gene encoding dihydroxy-acid dehydratase — protein sequence MSDKNDLRKYSSQVVDGVERAPGRSMLRAVGFTDEDFKKPQIGIASTWAMVTPCNMHIDKLAVEAEKGANAAGAKGVIFNTITISDGIANGTEGMKYSLVSREVIADSIEVVAGCEGFDGLVTVGGCDKNMPGCLIGMARLNRPSIFVYGGTIRPGAGHTDIISVFEAVGQNARGDINEIQVKQIEEVAIPGPGSCGGMYTANTMASAIEALGMSLPGSSSQDAVGSDKASDSFRAGQQVMELLKLDLKPRDIMTRKAFENAIRVVIALAGSTNAVLHLLAMAHAVDVELTLDDFVELGKVSPVVADLRPSGKYMMSELVAIGGIQPLMKRMLAAGMLHGDAMTVTGKTLAENLENVADYPEGQDVILPFDQPVKKDSHLVVLRGNLSPTGAVAKITGKEGLRFEGTARVYHGEEGALAGILNGEVKAGDVIVIRYEGPKGGPGMREMLSPTSAVMGKGLGKDVALITDGRFSGGSHGFVVGHITPEAFDGGPIALIEDGDKITIDAETRQITVGVSDAELAERKTRWVRPESRYKRGVLAKYAKTVSSASEGAVTDKYL from the coding sequence ATGAGCGATAAAAACGATCTGCGCAAATATTCCTCTCAAGTGGTCGATGGCGTGGAGCGTGCGCCCGGTCGCTCGATGCTGCGGGCCGTGGGTTTCACCGACGAGGACTTCAAGAAGCCGCAGATCGGCATCGCCTCGACGTGGGCGATGGTCACGCCGTGCAACATGCACATCGACAAACTGGCGGTCGAAGCCGAGAAAGGCGCGAATGCCGCCGGGGCCAAGGGCGTCATTTTCAACACCATCACCATTTCCGACGGCATCGCCAACGGCACGGAAGGCATGAAGTATTCGCTGGTGTCACGCGAGGTGATTGCCGATTCCATCGAGGTCGTGGCCGGTTGCGAAGGCTTCGACGGCCTGGTGACCGTGGGCGGTTGCGACAAGAACATGCCGGGCTGCCTGATCGGCATGGCGCGGCTGAACCGCCCTTCCATCTTCGTCTATGGCGGGACGATTCGGCCCGGCGCCGGCCACACCGACATCATTTCCGTGTTCGAAGCCGTGGGCCAGAATGCGCGTGGCGACATCAACGAAATCCAGGTCAAGCAGATCGAGGAAGTGGCGATTCCCGGCCCCGGTTCCTGCGGCGGGATGTACACGGCCAACACCATGGCCTCGGCCATTGAAGCGCTGGGCATGAGCCTGCCCGGTTCCAGCTCTCAGGATGCCGTCGGCAGCGACAAGGCCTCGGACAGTTTCCGCGCCGGCCAGCAGGTCATGGAGTTGTTGAAGCTGGACCTCAAACCTCGCGACATCATGACCCGCAAAGCCTTCGAAAATGCGATCCGCGTGGTCATCGCCCTCGCCGGCTCCACCAATGCGGTGCTGCATCTGTTGGCCATGGCGCACGCGGTGGATGTCGAGTTGACGCTGGATGATTTCGTCGAGTTGGGCAAAGTCTCGCCAGTGGTGGCCGACCTGCGCCCCAGCGGCAAATACATGATGAGCGAACTGGTCGCCATCGGCGGCATTCAACCGCTGATGAAGCGCATGCTCGCGGCCGGCATGTTGCATGGCGATGCGATGACGGTGACCGGCAAGACCCTCGCGGAAAACCTCGAAAACGTGGCGGATTATCCGGAAGGCCAGGACGTGATTCTGCCCTTCGACCAGCCGGTGAAAAAGGACTCGCACCTGGTGGTGCTGCGCGGCAACCTTTCGCCCACCGGCGCGGTGGCCAAGATCACGGGCAAGGAAGGTTTGCGCTTTGAAGGTACGGCGCGGGTCTACCACGGCGAAGAAGGTGCGCTGGCCGGGATTCTCAATGGCGAAGTGAAAGCGGGCGATGTGATCGTGATTCGCTATGAAGGGCCCAAGGGTGGCCCGGGCATGCGCGAAATGCTCTCGCCGACGTCGGCGGTCATGGGCAAGGGGTTGGGCAAGGATGTTGCGCTGATTACCGATGGCCGCTTTTCCGGGGGTTCCCATGGTTTTGTGGTGGGGCATATCACGCCGGAAGCGTTTGATGGCGGGCCGATTGCGTTGATCGAAGATGGCGACAAAATCACCATCGATGCCGAAACCCGGCAGATCACGGTCGGCGTTTCCGATGCCGAACTGGCCGAGCGCAAAACGCGCTGGGTGCGACCGGAATCCAGGTACAAACGCGGGGTGTTGGCGAAGTATGCGAAGACGGTGTCCAGCGCCTCCGAGGGTGCCGTCACCGACAAATACTTGTAG
- a CDS encoding nuclear transport factor 2 family protein, with protein MKKAKLVVGFLCLFSGYVAAAPSAAEKDVAQAVDHLTQAMLKKNISELNALTAENLTYGHSSGKIQNKQEYIADIETGRSAFKTLEMQNQTITLSGDVALVRNHFSAQALKGTEVIPTEIENFQIWQKQKGHWLLVGRQAFKF; from the coding sequence ATGAAAAAAGCGAAATTGGTGGTTGGATTTCTGTGCCTGTTCAGTGGCTATGTCGCGGCCGCCCCGTCCGCCGCTGAAAAAGACGTGGCCCAGGCTGTCGACCACCTGACCCAGGCCATGCTGAAAAAGAACATTTCCGAACTGAACGCTCTGACCGCCGAAAACCTGACCTACGGGCATTCCAGCGGGAAAATCCAGAACAAGCAGGAATACATCGCCGACATCGAAACCGGTCGAAGCGCCTTCAAGACCCTCGAAATGCAAAACCAGACCATCACCCTGTCCGGTGACGTGGCGTTGGTTCGCAACCATTTCTCGGCACAGGCGCTGAAAGGCACTGAAGTGATTCCGACCGAAATCGAGAACTTCCAGATCTGGCAGAAACAGAAAGGCCACTGGCTGCTGGTCGGGCGTCAGGCGTTCAAGTTCTGA
- a CDS encoding helix-turn-helix transcriptional regulator yields MLEGLGRTQQDLLNALLHHASGMSIDELAEQLAVTRTAIRQHLAALERDGLVLRGETRPTGRRPEQLYRLTDHAKEQFPRQYQMLASVLIDEVAGIIGPEALATLMRSMGRKLALDRESQVVDEARIVQHMNQAGYQSEVFFRSSGDPEIVAHNCVFHRLAEAHPVVCELDLALIGTLGGAEVDHTECMVRGGNVCRFKLRPSAETAAEPDNERPSEQTDPVDD; encoded by the coding sequence ATGCTGGAAGGACTGGGCCGGACACAGCAAGACCTGCTCAATGCGCTGCTGCACCATGCGAGCGGCATGAGCATTGACGAGTTGGCCGAACAACTGGCCGTCACGCGCACTGCGATTCGCCAGCATCTGGCGGCGCTTGAGCGTGACGGCCTGGTGTTGCGGGGCGAAACCCGGCCGACGGGCCGGCGTCCAGAGCAACTGTACCGGCTCACCGACCATGCCAAGGAGCAGTTTCCTCGCCAGTATCAGATGCTGGCGAGTGTGCTGATCGATGAAGTGGCCGGCATCATCGGTCCCGAAGCGCTGGCCACGCTGATGCGCAGCATGGGCCGAAAACTGGCGCTGGATCGTGAATCACAGGTGGTCGACGAAGCCAGGATCGTGCAACACATGAACCAGGCGGGATACCAGTCGGAGGTGTTCTTTCGCTCCAGCGGTGACCCGGAAATCGTCGCGCACAACTGCGTTTTTCACCGACTCGCAGAGGCCCATCCGGTGGTCTGTGAACTGGACCTGGCCTTGATCGGCACGCTGGGCGGCGCAGAAGTCGATCACACGGAATGCATGGTGCGCGGCGGTAACGTCTGCCGGTTCAAGCTTCGACCAAGCGCAGAAACGGCCGCCGAGCCCGATAACGAGCGGCCTTCTGAGCAAACAGATCCGGTTGATGATTGA
- a CDS encoding sigma-70 family RNA polymerase sigma factor → MQVPPTSKLGFFFSDHHRWLLQHIQRRLRNHADAEDTAADTFCQMLVARVDPDSIEQPRAYLSTIARRLIFDRHRRRKLELAYLERLSTLPEAFAPSPEEQLQLIEALVAIDRALDGLPLVVKATFLYSQLDGLSYVAIAHKMGLSERTVSRYMKQALRQCYLSELTP, encoded by the coding sequence GTGCAAGTTCCTCCGACCAGCAAGCTGGGCTTCTTTTTCAGCGACCATCATCGCTGGCTGCTGCAGCATATCCAGCGGCGCCTGCGCAATCACGCGGACGCTGAGGACACCGCCGCCGATACGTTTTGCCAGATGCTGGTGGCCCGGGTAGACCCCGACAGCATCGAACAACCTCGCGCGTACCTGTCGACCATTGCCCGACGACTGATCTTTGACCGTCATCGCCGGCGCAAGCTGGAACTGGCCTACCTCGAACGCCTGTCCACGCTGCCCGAGGCGTTTGCCCCCTCCCCTGAAGAACAGTTGCAACTGATCGAAGCCCTGGTCGCGATCGACCGGGCGCTCGACGGCTTGCCACTGGTCGTCAAAGCCACGTTCCTCTACAGCCAGCTGGACGGTCTGAGCTACGTGGCGATTGCCCACAAAATGGGGCTTTCGGAACGCACGGTCAGCCGCTACATGAAACAGGCATTGCGTCAGTGCTACCTGAGCGAGTTGACGCCATGA
- a CDS encoding FecR domain-containing protein — MSTPRLDPVSEQAIDWMVSLRAGKPDAALQERFNAWLAMDPAHARAWATLQERLGGSFNTIRALDRRLPGQANEARQLLLQPHGSRRDALRVIAGLGLLGGGAWLGIRSPLGDSLLADLHTGRGQRQDFTLADGSRLSLNANSAVDLRFDDKQRLVILRHGELVIQVAADPLRPLRVRTAQGEIRALGTRFLVAQEQDATRVVVLQHSIEARLFDGTTLDLQEGQSALLYAGKIVPVAGDQRHRADWLSGRLNVLDDPLEQVVDALRPYSRGFVRVAPEVRGLRVQGVFPLNDPDRVFTALAETLPIRVDRYSPWLTLIRAKESR, encoded by the coding sequence ATGAGCACGCCGCGCCTTGATCCGGTCAGCGAGCAGGCCATCGACTGGATGGTGAGCCTTCGTGCCGGCAAGCCCGATGCCGCACTGCAAGAACGGTTCAACGCATGGCTGGCGATGGACCCCGCACACGCCCGGGCCTGGGCCACCTTGCAGGAACGCCTTGGCGGTTCCTTCAACACGATTCGTGCCCTGGATCGGCGCCTGCCTGGTCAAGCCAACGAAGCGCGGCAACTACTGTTGCAGCCCCACGGTTCACGCCGCGATGCGCTCCGCGTGATCGCGGGCCTGGGCCTGCTGGGCGGCGGCGCGTGGCTCGGCATCCGCAGCCCGCTGGGTGACTCGCTGCTGGCGGATCTGCACACCGGCCGTGGCCAGCGTCAGGACTTCACGCTAGCCGACGGCAGCCGCCTGAGTCTGAACGCGAACAGCGCGGTGGACCTGCGCTTCGATGACAAGCAAAGGCTGGTGATTCTGCGCCACGGCGAGCTGGTGATTCAGGTAGCGGCCGACCCCCTGCGTCCGCTGCGGGTGCGCACCGCTCAAGGTGAAATACGGGCACTGGGCACCCGTTTCCTGGTGGCTCAGGAACAAGACGCGACTCGCGTTGTGGTGCTGCAACACTCCATCGAAGCCCGTCTGTTCGACGGCACGACACTTGACCTGCAGGAAGGTCAATCGGCCTTGTTGTATGCAGGGAAAATTGTCCCGGTGGCCGGCGATCAGCGTCATCGCGCCGATTGGCTCAGCGGGCGATTGAACGTGCTGGACGATCCCCTGGAACAGGTCGTCGATGCGCTGCGCCCGTACAGCCGGGGTTTTGTCCGCGTGGCTCCCGAGGTTCGCGGCTTGCGCGTCCAGGGCGTATTCCCGTTGAACGATCCGGATCGGGTGTTCACGGCCCTGGCGGAAACCCTGCCGATTCGCGTGGATCGCTACAGCCCATGGTTGACGCTGATACGTGCAAAAGAGTCGCGCTGA